The Deinococcus depolymerans genome has a segment encoding these proteins:
- a CDS encoding M3 family oligoendopeptidase: protein MPRWRTDDLYASLNDPQLDQDLAALDQDVRALEALFDTHAVRAGAPVTPTAVDAVLGDLNAVLTRAGRVRAFVYAFVTTDSRDEAAQARMATLTTLTLPLGPLSARLTAWLGGLDDAALTALLEGSAAARAHEHRLRRAAQLARHQMTPPEEDLAARLHPASGGGWGKLHGNVSSTLKGEYRGQTLPVTALRALASDPDPQVRQDAYHAEVAAWKTQETVFAACMNGVKGEEGTLAARRGFTDPVAPSLLSNGIDRQTLDAMQAAVVRALPDFRRYFRAKARHLGKTQLDWWDLFAPVGRSDTHWDYDAGEAFVERQFRAYSPALGDFAARAFGERWIDAGPRDGKRSGAFCMKWQGADSRILMNHDPSLDSVSTLAHELGHAYHNLQLGGLRPLQQETPMTLAETASIFCETIIQNAALQTARGDERLYVLETQLMGHAQVVVDIHSRFLFEKAVFERRAGGDLNPSDLNTLMVQAQRDTYGDALNTPHPYMWAVKPHYYGRSFYNYPYTFGLLFGLGLYAQYEQARAQGQEADFQARYDALLAATGQATPLALAARFGIDLHAPDFWEGSLNVIRRQIDAYEATTQA, encoded by the coding sequence ATGCCCCGCTGGCGCACCGACGACCTGTACGCCAGCCTGAACGACCCGCAGCTGGACCAGGACCTCGCCGCCCTGGACCAGGACGTGCGGGCCCTCGAAGCCCTGTTCGACACCCACGCCGTCCGCGCCGGGGCGCCCGTCACGCCGACCGCCGTGGACGCCGTGCTGGGTGACCTGAACGCCGTCCTGACCCGCGCGGGGCGTGTGCGCGCCTTCGTGTACGCCTTCGTGACCACCGACAGCCGCGACGAGGCCGCGCAGGCCCGCATGGCCACCCTGACCACCCTGACCCTGCCGCTCGGCCCGCTGAGCGCCCGCCTGACCGCCTGGCTGGGCGGCCTGGACGACGCCGCCCTGACCGCCCTGCTGGAAGGCAGCGCCGCCGCCCGCGCGCACGAACACCGCCTGCGCCGCGCCGCGCAGCTCGCCCGCCACCAGATGACCCCGCCCGAGGAGGACCTCGCCGCTCGCCTGCACCCCGCCAGCGGCGGCGGCTGGGGCAAACTGCACGGCAACGTCTCCAGCACCCTGAAAGGCGAGTACCGCGGCCAGACCCTGCCCGTGACCGCCCTGCGCGCCCTGGCCAGCGACCCCGACCCGCAGGTCCGCCAGGACGCCTACCACGCCGAGGTGGCCGCCTGGAAGACCCAGGAGACCGTCTTCGCCGCCTGCATGAACGGCGTCAAGGGCGAGGAGGGCACCCTCGCCGCCCGGCGCGGCTTCACGGACCCCGTCGCCCCCAGCCTCCTGAGCAACGGCATCGACCGCCAGACGCTGGACGCCATGCAGGCCGCCGTTGTCCGCGCCCTGCCCGACTTCCGCCGCTACTTCCGCGCCAAGGCCCGCCACCTCGGCAAGACGCAGCTGGACTGGTGGGACCTGTTCGCCCCGGTCGGCAGAAGCGACACCCACTGGGACTACGACGCCGGGGAGGCCTTCGTGGAACGCCAGTTCCGCGCGTACAGCCCAGCCCTGGGTGACTTCGCCGCCCGCGCCTTCGGTGAGCGCTGGATCGACGCTGGCCCCCGCGACGGCAAACGCAGCGGCGCGTTCTGCATGAAATGGCAGGGCGCCGACAGCCGCATCCTGATGAACCACGACCCCAGCCTCGACTCGGTCAGCACCCTCGCGCACGAACTGGGGCACGCATACCACAACCTGCAGCTCGGCGGCCTGCGCCCCCTCCAGCAGGAGACACCCATGACCCTCGCCGAGACCGCCAGCATCTTCTGCGAGACCATCATCCAGAACGCCGCGCTGCAGACCGCGCGGGGCGACGAGCGCCTGTACGTCCTCGAAACGCAGCTGATGGGCCACGCGCAGGTCGTCGTGGACATCCACAGCCGCTTCCTGTTCGAGAAGGCCGTCTTCGAACGCCGCGCGGGGGGCGACCTGAACCCCAGCGACCTGAACACCCTGATGGTGCAGGCGCAACGCGACACCTACGGCGACGCCCTGAACACACCCCACCCCTACATGTGGGCCGTCAAACCCCACTACTACGGCCGCTCCTTCTACAACTACCCGTACACCTTCGGCCTGCTGTTCGGCCTGGGCCTGTACGCCCAGTACGAACAGGCCCGCGCCCAGGGCCAGGAGGCGGACTTCCAGGCCCGCTACGACGCCCTGCTGGCCGCCACCGGACAGGCCACCCCGCTGGCCCTCGCCGCGCGCTTCGGCATCGACCTGCACGCCCCGGACTTCTGGGAAGGCAGCCTGAACGTCATCCGCCGCCAGATCGACGCGTACGAGGCCACCACGCAGGCGTAA
- a CDS encoding S49 family peptidase produces the protein MNLNLPFLNRDDALPGGVTRPTWVILDLSGPFPERQPGNPVAALLSRTESLEALAARVQKLRGAGWLHGVLVRFGEFTAAPAAAHAVRGILADLAAEKRVVAYLPQLTMTTLIAASGAGELVAPESAEVNLGGFGVESTFLGEFLKKRGIEFENLRVREYKAALTRFSQDHMDDHNREQLQAYLDGLEGAWVRDLASARGVSEDVAAGWLSADLTSAQAALDAGVITKVAYEDELVGPASRPFEAVLDLLTPHRPAKAKAGRVAVVPLIGTIITGKSRTNPIPLPLLGGPMAGSDTVVAALRRAKEDRATKAIVLYVNSGGGSALASDLIWREVAKSEKPVVVVMGEYAASGGYYVATHARTIVASPYTLTGSIGVVSGKPVLTEFNRRHGLNPERVGRDRALMYSPARPYTDEERDHVEKGILEVYDRFTTRVAEGRKLSKERVNELGRGRIWSGQDALQRGLIDELGDLSTGLTRARELAGLPHDAPAWNVTPKNHGPLPQFAQEAAQVASVSVNVWPFGNERVLTWFDQDVKVR, from the coding sequence ATGAACCTGAACCTCCCGTTCCTGAACCGTGACGACGCGCTGCCCGGCGGCGTGACGCGACCCACCTGGGTGATCCTGGACCTGAGCGGCCCCTTCCCGGAGCGTCAGCCGGGCAACCCGGTCGCGGCGCTGCTCAGCCGCACCGAGTCGCTGGAGGCGCTCGCGGCGCGCGTGCAGAAGTTGCGCGGGGCCGGGTGGCTGCACGGCGTGCTGGTGCGCTTCGGGGAGTTCACGGCCGCGCCCGCGGCGGCGCACGCGGTGCGGGGCATCCTGGCGGACCTCGCCGCCGAGAAGCGCGTGGTGGCGTACCTGCCGCAGCTGACCATGACCACCCTGATCGCCGCGAGCGGCGCAGGCGAACTCGTCGCGCCGGAATCCGCCGAGGTGAACCTGGGAGGCTTCGGGGTGGAGAGCACCTTCCTGGGCGAGTTCCTGAAGAAACGCGGCATCGAGTTCGAGAACCTGCGCGTCCGCGAGTACAAGGCCGCCCTGACGCGCTTCTCGCAGGACCACATGGACGACCACAACCGCGAGCAGCTCCAGGCGTACCTGGACGGCCTGGAGGGCGCGTGGGTGCGGGATCTCGCATCGGCGCGGGGGGTCTCGGAGGACGTCGCAGCCGGCTGGCTGAGCGCCGACCTGACCAGTGCGCAGGCAGCGCTGGATGCCGGCGTGATCACCAAGGTCGCCTACGAGGACGAACTGGTCGGGCCGGCCTCGCGGCCCTTCGAGGCGGTGCTGGACCTGCTGACGCCCCACCGGCCCGCGAAGGCGAAGGCGGGGCGGGTGGCGGTCGTGCCCCTGATCGGCACGATCATCACCGGCAAGAGCCGCACCAACCCCATTCCGCTGCCGCTGCTGGGCGGCCCGATGGCCGGGTCCGACACGGTCGTGGCGGCCCTGCGCCGCGCGAAGGAGGACAGGGCCACGAAAGCCATCGTCCTGTACGTGAACAGCGGCGGCGGCAGCGCCCTGGCCAGCGACCTGATCTGGCGCGAGGTCGCCAAGAGCGAGAAACCGGTCGTGGTCGTCATGGGCGAGTACGCCGCGTCGGGCGGGTACTACGTCGCCACGCACGCCAGGACCATCGTGGCCTCGCCGTACACCCTGACCGGCTCCATCGGCGTGGTCAGCGGCAAGCCCGTCCTGACCGAATTCAACCGCCGTCACGGCCTGAACCCCGAACGGGTGGGCCGCGACCGCGCCCTGATGTACTCCCCGGCCCGCCCGTACACCGACGAGGAACGCGACCACGTCGAGAAGGGCATTCTGGAGGTGTACGACCGCTTCACCACCCGCGTCGCCGAGGGCCGGAAGCTCAGCAAGGAGCGCGTGAACGAACTCGGCCGCGGCCGCATCTGGAGCGGTCAGGACGCCCTGCAACGCGGCCTGATCGACGAACTCGGGGACCTGAGCACCGGCCTGACCCGCGCGCGGGAACTCGCGGGCCTCCCGCACGACGCGCCTGCCTGGAACGTCACCCCGAAGAATCACGGCCCCCTGCCGCAGTTCGCGCAGGAAGCCGCGCAGGTCGCCAGCGTCAGCGTCAACGTGTGGCCCTTCGGCAACGAGCGTGTGCTGACGTGGTTCGATCAGGACGTCAAGGTGCGCTGA
- a CDS encoding group III truncated hemoglobin: MTGPLLSTPPLPTPELTGPRWTVQAATPDALAGAPGLLLPHDGLPVADVRAHPERWQTLTLVTGALRRGVPVLGWGSGAALLGRALGAAVTPGTPDCSALPRGAQAHAWAGTQPLHWTVGRAVAWAETDLPPALLSAFLAALPGWSDRTPGSPLEAVGGVVAVRAVVTAFYARARADRLLGPVFAAHVTDWPAHLERVTAFWVTLLGGEPGAAAWRGNLNAAHAGLGVRAAHLGRWLALWDATAREVLPADAAALLSARAAVMGERLGRAAGAGGGTSQAGGA, translated from the coding sequence ATGACCGGGCCGCTGCTGTCCACGCCTCCCCTGCCCACCCCTGAGCTGACCGGGCCGCGCTGGACCGTGCAGGCCGCCACGCCCGACGCACTGGCGGGCGCCCCGGGGCTGCTGTTGCCGCACGACGGCCTGCCGGTCGCGGACGTGCGGGCGCACCCGGAACGCTGGCAGACGCTGACGCTGGTGACGGGCGCCCTGCGCCGGGGCGTGCCGGTGCTGGGCTGGGGGTCGGGCGCGGCGCTGCTGGGCCGGGCGCTGGGGGCGGCCGTCACGCCGGGCACCCCGGACTGTTCGGCCCTGCCGCGCGGCGCGCAGGCGCACGCCTGGGCCGGCACGCAGCCGCTGCACTGGACGGTGGGCCGCGCGGTCGCCTGGGCGGAAACGGACCTGCCGCCCGCGCTGCTGTCGGCGTTCCTGGCGGCGCTGCCCGGCTGGTCGGACCGCACGCCGGGCTCGCCGCTGGAGGCGGTGGGGGGGGTGGTGGCGGTGCGGGCGGTGGTCACGGCCTTCTACGCGCGGGCGCGGGCCGACCGCCTGCTGGGGCCGGTGTTCGCGGCGCACGTGACCGACTGGCCCGCGCACCTGGAGCGCGTGACGGCCTTCTGGGTGACGCTGCTGGGCGGCGAGCCGGGCGCAGCGGCGTGGCGCGGGAACCTGAACGCCGCGCACGCGGGGCTGGGCGTGCGCGCCGCGCACCTGGGCCGCTGGCTGGCGCTGTGGGACGCCACGGCCCGCGAGGTGCTGCCCGCCGACGCGGCGGCGCTGCTGAGCGCGCGGGCGGCCGTCATGGGCGAGCGGCTGGGGCGCGCCGCGGGAGCAGGCGGCGGAACTTCTCAGGCGGGCGGCGCGTAG
- a CDS encoding cytochrome c, with protein sequence MKNTFAVSMTLLLALTLGGSFAAYNIATKPHHEESKSEGGEKEGATPLSESAPSANSAATGAAGSAEAQGDVTAPNEGGTQGGENGAVAASGELTTPETPAASTEGTRTDPAPEASAAGETGKSPAATAAAAETQGDATAGEKTYASSGCAGCHGANGQGQVGPTLVGADGPKNWTLAQFTTALREGKTPERELGAVMPRFNETQLTDSDIANLQAYIKTLN encoded by the coding sequence ATGAAGAACACGTTCGCCGTCTCCATGACGCTGCTGCTGGCCCTGACGCTGGGCGGCTCGTTCGCCGCGTACAACATTGCCACCAAACCTCACCACGAGGAAAGCAAGTCCGAGGGCGGCGAGAAGGAAGGCGCGACTCCTCTCAGCGAGTCCGCGCCCAGCGCGAACAGCGCCGCGACCGGCGCGGCCGGGTCCGCCGAGGCGCAGGGTGACGTCACCGCTCCGAACGAGGGCGGCACGCAGGGTGGCGAGAACGGCGCCGTGGCCGCCAGCGGCGAACTGACCACGCCCGAGACTCCGGCAGCCAGCACCGAGGGCACCCGGACGGACCCCGCGCCGGAAGCGAGCGCCGCCGGCGAGACCGGGAAGTCCCCGGCAGCGACCGCCGCCGCCGCCGAGACGCAGGGCGACGCGACCGCCGGCGAGAAGACCTACGCCAGCAGCGGCTGCGCCGGCTGCCACGGCGCGAACGGTCAGGGGCAGGTCGGCCCGACGCTCGTGGGTGCGGACGGCCCGAAGAACTGGACGCTGGCGCAGTTCACGACCGCCCTGCGTGAGGGCAAGACCCCGGAGCGGGAGCTGGGGGCCGTCATGCCGCGCTTCAACGAGACCCAGCTGACCGATTCGGACATCGCGAACCTGCAGGCGTACATCAAGACCCTGAACTGA
- a CDS encoding helical backbone metal receptor codes for MPPLRLASLTCSNTDILHALGATRQLVAVDSHSDGPGLEHAARLGPDLNIDVDTLIAARPDLVLASLSVPGMERVVDAVQAAGLPTLILDPLSVPDVLRDIRLIGAATGQPDHAGAVADALARDLAALHRAHARPPRVLIEWWPRPIIAATRDSWVTDLLAGLGAVNALAGRAGRSTPLTLDEVRAARPDLIVCSWCGARKLRPEVIEARGLGVPVVAIHESGLGRPGPRLLEGARQLRAALDALPV; via the coding sequence ATGCCTCCCCTGCGCCTCGCCAGCCTGACGTGCAGCAACACTGACATCCTGCACGCCCTGGGTGCCACCCGGCAGCTGGTCGCCGTGGACAGCCACAGCGACGGCCCCGGCCTGGAGCACGCCGCGCGCCTCGGCCCGGACCTGAACATCGACGTGGACACCCTGATCGCCGCGCGCCCCGACCTGGTCCTGGCGAGCCTCAGCGTGCCCGGCATGGAGCGCGTCGTGGACGCCGTGCAGGCCGCCGGGCTGCCCACCCTGATCCTCGACCCCCTGAGCGTCCCGGACGTGCTGCGCGACATCCGCCTGATCGGCGCGGCCACCGGGCAACCCGACCACGCAGGCGCGGTGGCCGACGCCCTGGCACGCGACCTGGCCGCCCTGCACCGCGCCCACGCCCGCCCGCCGCGCGTGCTGATCGAGTGGTGGCCCCGGCCCATCATCGCCGCCACCCGCGACTCCTGGGTCACGGACCTGCTGGCGGGGCTGGGCGCTGTAAACGCCCTCGCCGGCCGCGCGGGCCGCAGCACACCCCTGACCCTGGACGAGGTCCGCGCCGCCCGCCCGGACCTGATCGTGTGCTCCTGGTGCGGCGCGAGGAAACTCCGCCCGGAGGTCATCGAGGCGCGCGGCCTGGGCGTGCCGGTCGTCGCCATCCACGAGAGCGGCCTGGGCCGCCCCGGCCCCCGCCTGCTGGAGGGCGCGCGGCAACTCCGCGCCGCGCTGGACGCCCTGCCCGTCTGA
- a CDS encoding TetR/AcrR family transcriptional regulator, whose product MARKVNPIQDRARRAALEKAAYLAIYERGYAGVTLADIAAHAGVSRGTLVYHFGSRAGLLAAVMRRFSRTIAVATRRAVRLSDSPEGKLRAYVDNQFYGLENTRRFYTVSLDFLAAATRDPELMAVQRAFLADSLAVDLELARLSGEAGAQGRARLLRALVEGLSVRFLADPDPDLAAYREDCLSGLRAVLGWEADGGT is encoded by the coding sequence ATGGCGCGCAAGGTGAATCCCATTCAGGACCGGGCGCGGCGGGCGGCGCTGGAGAAGGCGGCGTACCTGGCGATCTACGAGCGGGGCTACGCGGGCGTGACGCTGGCGGACATCGCGGCGCATGCGGGCGTGAGCCGGGGCACGCTGGTGTATCACTTCGGCAGCCGGGCGGGGCTGCTGGCGGCGGTCATGCGGCGCTTCTCGCGGACGATCGCGGTGGCGACGCGGCGCGCGGTGCGGCTCTCGGATTCGCCGGAGGGGAAGTTGCGGGCGTACGTGGACAACCAGTTCTACGGCCTGGAGAACACCCGGCGGTTCTACACGGTGTCGCTGGATTTCCTGGCGGCCGCCACCCGCGACCCGGAGCTGATGGCGGTCCAGCGGGCGTTCCTGGCGGATTCGCTGGCGGTGGATCTGGAACTGGCGCGGCTGTCCGGCGAGGCGGGCGCCCAGGGGCGGGCGCGGCTGCTGCGGGCGCTGGTCGAGGGTCTCAGCGTGCGGTTTCTGGCGGACCCGGACCCGGACCTCGCGGCGTACCGCGAGGACTGCCTGAGCGGCCTGCGGGCGGTGCTGGGCTGGGAGGCGGACGGCGGGACGTAG
- a CDS encoding LrgB family protein: MIWLTVTLLAFAAGVLGQLRLRSPLANPTLIATLLVAAVLLAGGVPYGTYLRDVQPLTTLLAPAVVALAVPLYRLRALLARQWRALLLGGLGGTLVAVAADAGLAQVLRVSPDAARALLTAPATSPVALQLAPFTHAPPALAATLAVLSGLIGALLLPAFLTALGVRHPLARGIAIGAVAHGIGTARAREEGEHAGAASSIGMGLAALSVTLLVALLA, translated from the coding sequence GTGATCTGGCTGACCGTCACGCTGCTGGCCTTCGCGGCGGGCGTGCTGGGGCAACTGCGGCTGCGCTCCCCGCTGGCGAATCCCACGCTGATCGCCACGCTGCTCGTCGCGGCCGTGCTGCTGGCGGGCGGCGTGCCGTACGGCACGTACCTGCGGGACGTGCAGCCCCTGACCACCCTGCTCGCCCCGGCGGTCGTGGCGCTGGCCGTGCCGCTGTACCGCCTGCGCGCCCTGCTGGCCCGGCAGTGGCGGGCGCTGCTGCTCGGCGGGCTGGGCGGCACCCTGGTCGCCGTGGCCGCCGACGCCGGGCTGGCGCAGGTGCTCCGCGTCAGCCCCGACGCCGCCCGAGCGCTGCTGACCGCGCCCGCCACCAGCCCGGTCGCGCTGCAGCTCGCGCCGTTCACGCACGCGCCGCCCGCGCTGGCCGCCACGCTGGCGGTCCTGTCCGGCCTGATCGGTGCGCTGCTGCTGCCCGCCTTCCTGACCGCGCTGGGCGTCAGGCATCCGCTGGCGCGCGGCATCGCCATCGGGGCGGTCGCGCACGGCATCGGCACCGCCCGCGCCCGCGAGGAAGGTGAACATGCGGGCGCGGCCAGTTCCATCGGCATGGGCCTGGCGGCCCTGAGCGTGACGCTGCTGGTGGCGCTGCTGGCCTGA
- a CDS encoding CidA/LrgA family protein → MTPRAHPASLTARLNVPARFLLGLGILMAFAALGQALVGALHLPLPGSVVGLALLWAALGSGLVRLHWIADAADGLLGILGLLFVPATVGFLQFLSAGAAWGVWLLVMTAALLLGAGVAGLLASRLLRPDRPEGRP, encoded by the coding sequence GTGACCCCACGCGCCCACCCGGCCTCCCTGACCGCCCGCCTGAACGTCCCGGCCCGCTTCCTGCTGGGCCTGGGCATCCTGATGGCCTTCGCGGCGCTGGGGCAGGCGCTGGTGGGCGCGCTGCACCTGCCGCTGCCAGGGTCGGTGGTGGGCCTGGCGCTGCTGTGGGCGGCGCTGGGTAGCGGACTGGTGCGCCTGCACTGGATCGCGGACGCCGCCGACGGTCTGCTGGGCATCCTGGGTCTGCTGTTCGTGCCGGCCACCGTGGGCTTCCTGCAGTTCCTGAGTGCCGGGGCGGCGTGGGGCGTGTGGCTGCTGGTCATGACGGCCGCGCTGCTGCTCGGGGCGGGCGTGGCGGGCCTGCTCGCCTCGCGGCTGCTGCGCCCGGACCGCCCGGAAGGCCGCCCGTGA
- a CDS encoding 5'-methylthioadenosine/adenosylhomocysteine nucleosidase, with protein MLAIIGAMDEEIELLLADLRGREDLTFPGVTLHRGALDGVPVLLTRGGIGKVNAAMTTTYLLTQGATRVIFTGVAGGVHPELRVGDIVVSTDLVQHDVDVTPLGYEVGTVPGELPAWPADPHLRAVALDAARDVEGVRVLDGRVASGDQFIASREGVQRLWTRFGAACAEMEGAAVAQVCAKAGVPFVVIRSVSDTADHDAKVDYREFMPLVARHAKQVVRGMLARLAAPTA; from the coding sequence ATGCTGGCGATTATTGGCGCGATGGATGAAGAGATCGAGTTGCTTCTGGCGGACCTGCGGGGCCGCGAGGACCTGACGTTCCCCGGCGTGACCCTGCACCGGGGCGCCCTGGACGGCGTGCCGGTCCTGCTGACGCGCGGCGGCATCGGGAAGGTGAACGCCGCCATGACCACCACGTACCTGCTGACGCAGGGCGCGACCCGCGTGATCTTCACGGGCGTGGCGGGCGGGGTTCACCCGGAACTGCGGGTCGGGGACATCGTGGTCAGCACGGACCTCGTGCAGCACGACGTGGACGTGACCCCGCTGGGCTACGAGGTCGGGACGGTGCCGGGCGAACTGCCCGCCTGGCCCGCCGACCCGCACCTGCGGGCCGTGGCGCTGGACGCCGCGCGGGACGTGGAGGGCGTGCGCGTGCTGGACGGCCGCGTGGCGAGCGGGGATCAGTTCATCGCGTCCCGCGAGGGCGTGCAGCGCCTCTGGACCCGCTTCGGGGCGGCGTGCGCCGAGATGGAGGGCGCGGCGGTCGCGCAGGTGTGCGCCAAGGCGGGCGTGCCGTTCGTGGTGATCCGTTCGGTCAGCGACACCGCCGACCACGACGCGAAGGTGGATTACCGCGAGTTCATGCCGCTCGTCGCGCGGCACGCCAAGCAGGTCGTGCGCGGCATGCTGGCCCGCCTCGCGGCCCCCACCGCCTGA